In Streptomyces dangxiongensis, one DNA window encodes the following:
- a CDS encoding ABC transporter ATP-binding protein, with translation MHTSQDLRRTEAVRLDAVSKTYGRGDSQVAALRGLSVSFADGTFTAVMGPSGSGKSTFLHCAAGLVQPTSGTVTVGGTDLAGLDDTRLTKLRRDRIGFIFQSFNLLPALTVMQNITLPLQLAGQRPDKSLIRTVVQRVGLAERLGHLPSELSGGQQQRVAIARALVTRPAVVFADEPTGALDTRTAASVLALLRESVDTARQTLVMVTHDPVAASHADRVVFLADGTFAGELHRPTADAVAARMTRLGAWEDDAHRQSTPQHSGGRN, from the coding sequence GTGCACACTTCACAGGACCTCCGTCGGACGGAGGCGGTACGGCTGGACGCCGTGTCGAAGACCTACGGGCGAGGGGACAGCCAGGTGGCCGCGCTCCGCGGGCTCAGCGTGAGCTTCGCCGACGGCACCTTCACCGCGGTGATGGGCCCGTCCGGATCCGGCAAGAGCACCTTCCTGCACTGCGCCGCCGGACTGGTCCAGCCCACCTCCGGCACGGTCACCGTCGGCGGCACCGACCTCGCCGGCCTGGACGACACCCGGCTCACCAAACTGCGCCGCGACCGGATCGGCTTCATCTTCCAGTCCTTCAACCTGCTGCCCGCGCTGACCGTCATGCAGAACATCACGCTGCCGCTGCAACTGGCCGGACAGCGCCCCGACAAGAGCCTGATCCGCACCGTCGTCCAGCGCGTGGGCCTGGCCGAACGGCTCGGCCACCTGCCGTCCGAGCTCTCCGGCGGCCAGCAGCAGCGCGTCGCCATCGCCCGCGCCCTGGTGACCCGCCCCGCCGTGGTCTTCGCCGACGAGCCCACCGGCGCCCTCGACACCCGCACCGCCGCCTCCGTGCTCGCCCTGCTGCGCGAGTCCGTGGACACCGCCCGCCAGACGCTGGTCATGGTCACCCACGACCCGGTCGCCGCCTCCCACGCCGACCGCGTGGTCTTCCTCGCCGACGGCACCTTCGCCGGCGAACTGCACCGGCCGACGGCCGACGCGGTCGCCGCCCGCATGACCAGGCTCGGCGCCTGGGAGGACGACGCCCACCGGCAGAGCACGCCGCAGCACTCGGGGGGACGAAACTGA
- a CDS encoding FtsX-like permease family protein, whose protein sequence is MWRLALRTLKFRRTSFVATFLAMFLGAAIVIGCGGLMETGVRMAADPQRLSGAPVVVTGEQTYDSSALTERHRVDAGLAGEVAGTDGVRAAVADVSFPATVLKDGRPVTGESASYGHGWASARLTPYTLAAGKTPVAGGEAVLDAGLARRAGIRPGSSVDIVVQGTTRRFRVSGIAEQRGDHNPDAAVFFTDDEARALAGGRIDSIGVLPAPGTSVAVVADAVRATVGDRAEVLTGERRGLAELPGTLSSRRTVVILAAVFGSSVVLIVMFGVASTLGLSLQQRAREMALLRAVGSTPKQLRRMILTETAVLSVGSVLLALLPGYAIGRLLFGVLTGSGVVSSAIAYHAGWMPMAVGAAVTVLAAAGATRFAGRRAARTEPVAALAEATAGTRWFSVPRLLLALFFLANGIGLAVATATVMEDGPTLASTAGPASVLFGIGLTLLAPGLTKALVALLRLPVRLLSGLSGHLALRNAATANVRMAGAVAPIVLLIGIATGTLYMQSTEDHVSRTSYDRNILADYVLDSTTGGFAPGVVDRVRATPGVAAASEFVTSRGFVDRPDGPADVDLRGVSAAGVRRSLDLPVVAGSLTGLHGDTVALSDKKARAYGVRVGDRLPMHLGDGTAVRPTVVALYTDNPKQQYLTLPAAALAPHTGDGLPHQILVRAARGGGAEVHDRLAALAARVPGTELDDSSSLAGRNNQIQQILVSANYTIVAMIVGYAAITVVNTLVSVTRKRRAEFGLQRLTGATRAQVIGMLTVEGVLIGVIATILGTLAAAMTIVPYSLVKSDSWLPSGSIGIYFAIVGGSVLLVFGATLLPSWRGMRNPAVDTVKAA, encoded by the coding sequence ATGTGGCGCCTGGCACTGCGCACCCTGAAGTTCCGCAGGACGAGCTTCGTCGCGACCTTCCTCGCCATGTTCCTCGGCGCCGCCATCGTCATCGGCTGCGGCGGGCTGATGGAGACGGGCGTCCGCATGGCGGCCGACCCGCAGCGCCTGAGCGGCGCCCCGGTCGTCGTCACCGGTGAACAGACCTACGACTCCAGCGCGCTGACGGAGCGGCACCGCGTCGACGCCGGTCTGGCCGGCGAGGTGGCCGGGACCGACGGTGTGCGCGCGGCCGTCGCCGACGTGTCGTTCCCGGCCACCGTCCTCAAGGACGGAAGGCCGGTGACCGGCGAGTCCGCCTCGTACGGCCACGGCTGGGCGAGCGCCCGGCTCACCCCCTATACCCTCGCCGCCGGTAAAACCCCCGTCGCCGGCGGCGAGGCCGTTCTCGATGCCGGACTCGCCCGGCGGGCCGGCATCCGCCCGGGGTCCTCGGTCGACATCGTCGTCCAGGGCACCACCCGGCGGTTCCGGGTCAGCGGCATCGCCGAGCAGCGCGGCGACCACAACCCCGACGCGGCCGTGTTCTTCACGGACGACGAGGCACGCGCCCTCGCGGGCGGCCGGATCGACTCCATCGGCGTGCTCCCCGCGCCGGGCACGAGCGTCGCCGTCGTCGCGGACGCGGTGCGCGCGACCGTCGGCGACCGCGCCGAGGTGCTCACCGGCGAGCGCCGGGGGCTGGCCGAGCTGCCCGGCACCCTCTCCAGCCGGCGCACCGTCGTCATCCTCGCGGCGGTCTTCGGCTCGTCGGTCGTCCTGATCGTGATGTTCGGCGTCGCCTCCACCCTCGGCCTCTCCCTCCAGCAGCGCGCCCGCGAGATGGCCCTGCTGCGCGCCGTCGGCTCCACCCCGAAGCAGCTCCGCCGGATGATCCTCACCGAGACGGCCGTGCTGTCGGTGGGATCCGTGCTGCTCGCCCTGCTGCCCGGATATGCCATCGGACGGCTGCTGTTCGGGGTGCTGACCGGAAGCGGCGTGGTGTCGTCGGCGATCGCCTACCACGCCGGCTGGATGCCGATGGCGGTCGGAGCGGCCGTCACCGTCCTCGCGGCGGCCGGCGCCACCCGCTTCGCCGGACGCCGGGCCGCCCGCACCGAACCGGTCGCCGCCCTGGCCGAAGCCACCGCCGGCACCCGCTGGTTCAGCGTGCCCCGGCTGCTGCTCGCACTGTTCTTCCTCGCCAACGGCATCGGTCTGGCCGTCGCCACCGCCACCGTGATGGAGGACGGCCCCACCCTCGCCAGCACCGCCGGACCCGCCTCCGTGCTGTTCGGCATCGGCCTCACCCTGCTCGCGCCCGGCCTCACCAAAGCCCTGGTGGCGCTGCTCCGGCTGCCCGTCCGGCTGCTGTCCGGACTCTCCGGCCACCTCGCGCTGCGCAACGCCGCCACCGCCAACGTACGCATGGCGGGCGCCGTCGCGCCGATCGTCCTGCTCATCGGCATCGCCACGGGCACGCTGTACATGCAGTCCACCGAGGACCACGTCTCCCGGACCTCCTACGACCGCAACATCCTCGCCGACTACGTCCTCGACTCCACGACCGGCGGATTCGCGCCGGGCGTCGTCGACAGGGTCCGCGCCACGCCCGGGGTGGCCGCGGCCTCCGAGTTCGTCACCAGCCGCGGCTTCGTGGACCGCCCGGACGGGCCGGCCGACGTCGACCTGCGTGGCGTCTCCGCCGCCGGGGTACGCCGGAGCCTGGACCTGCCCGTCGTCGCCGGCTCGCTCACCGGCCTGCACGGCGACACGGTGGCCCTGTCCGACAAGAAGGCCCGCGCGTACGGCGTGCGGGTCGGCGACCGGCTGCCGATGCACCTCGGCGACGGCACCGCCGTACGCCCCACCGTCGTGGCCCTCTACACCGACAACCCCAAGCAGCAGTACCTGACGCTGCCCGCAGCGGCCCTGGCCCCGCACACCGGTGACGGGCTGCCGCACCAGATCCTGGTCCGCGCCGCTCGCGGCGGCGGCGCCGAGGTCCACGACCGCCTCGCCGCGCTGGCCGCCCGGGTGCCCGGCACCGAACTGGACGACAGTTCCTCCCTGGCCGGCCGGAACAACCAGATCCAGCAGATCCTGGTCTCCGCGAACTACACCATCGTCGCCATGATCGTCGGGTACGCCGCGATCACCGTCGTCAACACCCTGGTGTCCGTCACCCGCAAACGGCGCGCGGAGTTCGGCCTCCAGCGGCTCACCGGCGCCACCCGCGCCCAGGTGATCGGCATGCTGACCGTCGAGGGCGTGCTGATCGGGGTCATCGCCACCATCCTCGGCACCCTCGCCGCGGCGATGACGATCGTCCCCTACAGCCTCGTCAAGAGCGACTCCTGGCTGCCGTCCGGGTCCATCGGCATCTACTTCGCCATCGTCGGAGGGTCCGTGCTGCTGGTCTTCGGCGCCACCCTGCTGCCCTCTTGGCGCGGTATGCGCAACCCCGCCGTGGACACGGTGAAGGCCGCGTGA
- a CDS encoding sensor histidine kinase, which yields MKTVPVTWRGRLGRATLDTLVGVAIATGALLSVVLFVTTAYFIVLCLIGIGFLALPYLTRAVRRLCDLNRRVAARSGVPVERPYRPEPEEIEKDIVGWMRRCKWILTDPATWRDLLWLLLNCVVGLAGFVPAALLYYAGEGLFLACGLWRPLADGGQGRWYASVTVESWPAAFAAGLLALVVLTGWLFLGPLVLKWYAYFVRFLLGPTRGSQLASRVQHLSETRSGALDIQAAELRRIERDLHDGAQARLVSLGLQLGAVDRKMNQDLEEARRMLRQARTSSVQALRELRDLVHGIHPPVLAERGLADALRALGLASPLDVTAVVDLPGRLPDPVESAVYFAVSELLTNALKHADARRVEIVAWCEDDTLRTRVTDDGRGGADASAGSGLAGIRRRLASFDGILEINSPPGGPTVINLELPCALSSPKTSSS from the coding sequence ATGAAGACTGTGCCGGTCACGTGGCGCGGCCGACTCGGCCGCGCCACCCTGGACACCCTGGTCGGCGTGGCCATCGCCACCGGAGCCCTGCTGTCGGTCGTCCTCTTCGTCACCACCGCCTACTTCATCGTCCTGTGCCTGATCGGCATCGGCTTTCTCGCGCTGCCCTACCTGACCCGGGCCGTGCGCCGGCTGTGCGACCTCAACCGGCGGGTGGCCGCACGCTCCGGCGTCCCGGTGGAGCGGCCCTACCGGCCCGAACCGGAGGAGATCGAGAAGGACATCGTCGGCTGGATGCGCCGCTGCAAGTGGATCCTCACCGACCCCGCGACCTGGCGGGACCTGCTGTGGCTCCTGCTCAACTGCGTCGTCGGACTCGCCGGTTTCGTGCCGGCCGCCCTGCTCTACTACGCGGGGGAGGGGCTGTTCCTGGCCTGCGGCCTGTGGCGGCCCCTCGCGGACGGCGGACAGGGCCGCTGGTACGCCTCGGTCACCGTCGAGAGCTGGCCGGCCGCCTTCGCCGCCGGTCTGCTGGCGCTGGTCGTGCTCACCGGCTGGCTGTTCCTCGGCCCGCTGGTGCTCAAGTGGTACGCCTACTTCGTCCGGTTCCTGCTCGGTCCGACCCGCGGCTCCCAACTGGCCTCTCGTGTGCAGCACCTGTCCGAGACCCGCTCCGGGGCGCTCGACATCCAGGCCGCCGAACTGCGCCGCATCGAACGCGACCTGCACGACGGCGCACAGGCCCGGCTGGTCAGCCTGGGCCTCCAACTCGGCGCCGTCGACCGTAAGATGAACCAGGACCTGGAGGAGGCCCGCCGGATGCTGCGGCAGGCCCGCACCTCGTCCGTGCAGGCCCTGCGGGAACTGCGCGACCTGGTCCACGGCATCCATCCGCCGGTTCTCGCCGAACGCGGCCTGGCCGATGCCCTGCGCGCGCTGGGCCTGGCCAGCCCGCTCGACGTCACCGCGGTGGTGGACCTTCCCGGCCGGCTGCCCGACCCGGTCGAGTCCGCCGTCTACTTCGCGGTCTCGGAGCTGCTCACCAACGCCCTCAAGCACGCCGACGCGCGGCGCGTGGAGATCGTCGCCTGGTGCGAGGACGACACCCTGCGCACCCGCGTCACCGACGACGGCCGCGGCGGCGCCGACGCGTCGGCCGGGAGCGGCCTCGCGGGCATCCGGCGGCGGCTGGCATCCTTTGACGGGATCCTGGAGATCAACAGCCCTCCGGGGGGTCCGACCGTGATCAACTTGGAGCTGCCGTGCGCGTTGTCCTCGCCGAAGACCTCTTCCTCCTGA
- a CDS encoding response regulator transcription factor: MRVVLAEDLFLLRQGIIQLLEAYGCVVAAAVDNGTDLAAALAEHRPDVAIVDVRLPPTFTTEGLQAALRARREQPGLPILVLSQHVEQMYARELLADGTGGIGYLLKDSVLDDEQFIDAVRRVAAGGTAMDPVVVAQLMTSHSRDEPLAALTGREREVLELMAEGCSNTAIAQRLTITEGAAANHISNIFTKLTLPPSSDSNRRVLAVLAYLNA, encoded by the coding sequence GTGCGCGTTGTCCTCGCCGAAGACCTCTTCCTCCTGAGGCAGGGGATCATCCAACTGCTGGAGGCGTACGGATGCGTGGTGGCCGCGGCGGTCGACAACGGCACCGACCTCGCCGCGGCGCTCGCCGAGCACCGGCCCGACGTGGCCATCGTCGACGTACGGCTGCCGCCCACCTTCACCACCGAGGGCCTCCAGGCCGCCTTACGGGCCCGCCGGGAGCAGCCGGGCCTGCCGATCCTCGTCCTCTCCCAGCACGTCGAGCAGATGTACGCCCGTGAGCTGCTGGCGGACGGCACCGGCGGCATCGGCTATCTGCTGAAGGACAGCGTCCTGGACGACGAGCAGTTCATCGACGCCGTACGCCGGGTCGCAGCCGGCGGTACGGCGATGGACCCCGTCGTGGTCGCCCAGTTGATGACCAGTCACTCCCGGGACGAACCACTGGCCGCGCTCACCGGGCGGGAACGGGAGGTGCTGGAGCTCATGGCCGAGGGCTGCTCCAACACGGCGATCGCCCAGCGGCTGACCATCACCGAGGGCGCGGCGGCCAACCACATCTCGAACATCTTCACCAAGCTGACGCTGCCGCCGTCGAGCGACAGCAACCGCCGGGTGCTCGCGGTGCTCGCCTACCTCAACGCCTGA
- a CDS encoding ferredoxin, whose protein sequence is MRVTTERARCVGSGQCALLSPEVFDQDDDGLVTVLREEPAEELREQVLQAADLCPSRTIRVRD, encoded by the coding sequence ATGCGTGTCACCACCGAACGCGCCCGGTGCGTGGGCTCCGGCCAGTGCGCGCTGCTCAGCCCCGAGGTGTTCGACCAGGACGACGACGGCCTGGTGACGGTTCTGCGGGAGGAGCCGGCCGAGGAGCTGCGCGAGCAGGTCCTGCAGGCCGCCGACCTGTGCCCGTCGCGCACCATCCGCGTGCGCGACTGA